Proteins co-encoded in one Paraburkholderia edwinii genomic window:
- a CDS encoding iron-siderophore ABC transporter substrate-binding protein, with translation MVNPTRRRMLTGGTAAGVVSSCGFAGAFGFFARAAVAADSSAAMVRKNAGSAGENSSAVGADEAADAAKATAARTCATQRIVVLDWPLTEIVLSLGVVPVGVSRPVWYTRLDGVPPLPPSAVDTGLLYQPNFEVIETLKPDLIVVTPAHAPMRTLLERIAPTFAVPLYGGGVRGGGGGAHSDVYAAVRSATQQLAQRLCRETQAQTLIAQADAQLKQVSQRLAAFRASGKPVYLLRPIDDRHVSVFGTPSLFGGILSRLALTNAWQGATDLQGAAEADFASLAKHPDAQAVLIGVPPGVAAQLAKSPLWNALPFVARNRVAHIDANIPPLGGIVASMRFAGSLGDALQGAA, from the coding sequence ATGGTGAACCCGACGCGACGCCGGATGCTGACGGGCGGCACCGCTGCGGGAGTGGTGTCGTCGTGCGGTTTTGCCGGGGCTTTTGGGTTCTTTGCACGCGCGGCGGTTGCGGCGGACTCCAGCGCCGCGATGGTGAGAAAGAACGCAGGCAGCGCAGGCGAAAACTCAAGCGCAGTTGGCGCCGATGAAGCCGCTGACGCCGCTAAAGCCACAGCCGCCCGCACGTGCGCGACACAACGCATCGTCGTGCTCGACTGGCCGTTGACTGAGATCGTGCTGTCGCTCGGCGTCGTGCCGGTCGGCGTCTCGCGTCCTGTCTGGTACACGCGGCTCGATGGCGTGCCGCCGTTGCCGCCTTCCGCGGTCGACACGGGTTTGCTGTACCAGCCGAACTTCGAAGTCATCGAGACGCTGAAGCCCGATCTGATCGTCGTCACGCCCGCGCACGCACCCATGCGCACGCTGCTCGAACGCATTGCGCCGACGTTTGCGGTGCCGCTATACGGCGGCGGCGTTCGCGGCGGCGGTGGCGGCGCACATTCCGATGTCTATGCAGCCGTACGCAGCGCCACGCAGCAACTCGCACAACGCCTGTGCCGCGAGACACAGGCGCAAACGCTGATCGCGCAAGCCGACGCGCAACTGAAGCAGGTTTCGCAACGGCTGGCGGCATTTCGTGCGAGCGGCAAGCCCGTTTATCTGCTGCGTCCGATCGACGATAGACATGTATCGGTGTTCGGTACACCGAGCCTTTTCGGCGGCATATTGAGCCGCCTCGCGCTGACCAACGCATGGCAAGGCGCGACCGACTTGCAAGGCGCTGCCGAAGCCGATTTCGCGTCGCTTGCGAAGCATCCCGACGCACAGGCCGTCCTGATCGGGGTGCCGCCCGGCGTTGCCGCGCAGCTCGCGAAAAGCCCGCTGTGGAACGCGCTGCCGTTCGTCGCACGCAATCGCGTTGCCCATATCGACGCGAACATACCGCCGCTGGGCGGCATCGTCGCGTCGATGCGTTTTGCCGGCAGTCTCGGCGATGCATTGCAAGGAGCGGCATGA
- the fhuB gene encoding Fe(3+)-hydroxamate ABC transporter permease FhuB, with amino-acid sequence MMNRIIATGAQQTRRTGWMPLLLVTVTVWLTGHTLGARLPVDQWQGALLLSRDATLPQLVIHYSWLPRLAMALAAGAALSLAGVVFQQVLRNPLAEPLTLGVSAGAYLALTIAAIIAPALVPDLRFGVALAGASVAMLVTLALTWRRGFAPVSVVLAGMIMNLYCGALVLVLTITYERSLAAIFIWGGGSLSQNGWATVAWFVPRALVCTAGIALLARPLTLFSLDDGSASQLGLSLRWMRPAALALAVILSAFVVSAVGVISFIGLAGPVLARLAGARRLRDQLLWAPLVGAGLLTLADQAVQSLPGMFGELLPTGAALALGGGPLLLAMLRKLRTDDPRMLSDPNDAPRRTLRGTTLVLVTALAVAMVVSLGVTVTAHGWHWTPAAQWPTFAFWRVPRTIASLGAGVMVALAGAMLQRMTGNPMASPELLGVSGGAMLGMLGAALAVSAPSAPLLLLSACAGALICLAAIIVLGRRSGFAPQQVLLGGIALSAFAQSAVMLATSSGGAYAALLRPLTYGSTYIVLPGMATVVALCTCAGVLVAYLCSRWLDMLPLGADVADALGVSSKRARLVLLVAAASMTAIGTVVIGPMSFVGLMAPHLARLLGFARARSSMFVTMLIGATLMVVADWLGRVVIFPQQMPAGVLAALIGAPWLMWLLRR; translated from the coding sequence ATGATGAACCGCATCATCGCAACCGGCGCTCAGCAAACTCGCCGCACCGGATGGATGCCGCTGCTGCTGGTTACCGTCACGGTATGGCTCACCGGCCACACGCTCGGCGCGCGTCTGCCCGTCGATCAATGGCAGGGCGCGCTCTTGTTATCCCGCGACGCGACGCTGCCGCAGCTCGTGATCCACTACAGCTGGTTGCCGCGGCTAGCGATGGCGCTGGCAGCGGGCGCGGCGCTATCGCTTGCGGGCGTCGTGTTCCAGCAGGTGCTACGCAATCCGCTCGCCGAGCCGCTGACGCTCGGCGTGTCGGCCGGCGCCTATCTCGCGCTAACCATCGCGGCGATCATCGCACCGGCACTCGTCCCCGATCTGCGTTTCGGCGTCGCGCTCGCGGGCGCAAGCGTCGCGATGCTCGTCACGCTGGCGCTCACCTGGCGACGCGGTTTCGCACCGGTTTCGGTCGTGCTCGCGGGCATGATCATGAATCTGTACTGCGGTGCGCTCGTCCTCGTGTTGACGATCACGTACGAGCGCTCGCTGGCTGCGATCTTTATCTGGGGCGGCGGATCGCTGAGTCAGAACGGCTGGGCCACAGTCGCGTGGTTCGTGCCGCGCGCGCTTGTCTGCACGGCCGGCATCGCGCTGCTGGCGCGGCCGCTCACGCTCTTTTCACTCGACGACGGCAGCGCCTCGCAACTGGGCCTGTCGCTGCGCTGGATGCGACCGGCCGCGCTCGCACTCGCGGTGATCCTCAGCGCATTCGTGGTCAGCGCAGTCGGCGTCATCAGTTTTATCGGACTGGCGGGTCCAGTCCTCGCCCGTCTTGCCGGCGCGCGACGGCTGCGCGATCAGTTGCTCTGGGCGCCGCTCGTCGGCGCGGGGCTGTTGACACTCGCCGATCAGGCGGTGCAAAGCCTGCCCGGCATGTTCGGCGAGTTACTGCCGACCGGCGCCGCGCTCGCGTTAGGCGGCGGTCCGCTGCTGCTGGCGATGCTGCGCAAGCTCAGAACCGACGATCCGCGCATGCTCAGTGATCCGAATGACGCGCCGCGTCGCACGCTGCGCGGCACGACGCTCGTTCTCGTTACCGCGCTCGCCGTCGCGATGGTCGTCTCGTTAGGCGTGACGGTGACCGCGCACGGCTGGCATTGGACCCCGGCCGCGCAATGGCCCACGTTCGCGTTCTGGCGCGTGCCGCGCACGATCGCATCGCTGGGCGCGGGCGTGATGGTCGCGCTCGCCGGTGCAATGCTGCAGCGGATGACGGGCAATCCGATGGCGAGCCCCGAACTGCTCGGCGTGAGCGGCGGCGCAATGCTCGGCATGCTCGGCGCGGCGCTCGCGGTCAGCGCACCGTCCGCGCCGTTGCTGCTTTTGAGCGCCTGCGCGGGCGCTTTGATCTGCCTTGCGGCAATCATTGTGCTCGGACGTCGCAGCGGCTTTGCACCGCAACAGGTGCTGCTCGGCGGCATCGCACTCAGCGCGTTCGCGCAGTCGGCGGTCATGCTGGCAACCTCGAGCGGCGGCGCGTATGCCGCATTGCTGCGACCGCTCACGTACGGCTCGACGTATATCGTGCTGCCCGGCATGGCGACGGTCGTCGCGCTCTGCACGTGCGCGGGCGTGCTCGTCGCCTACCTGTGTTCGCGCTGGCTCGACATGCTGCCGCTCGGCGCCGACGTGGCCGATGCGCTTGGTGTGAGCAGCAAGCGCGCGCGGCTCGTGCTGCTCGTCGCGGCCGCATCGATGACCGCGATCGGTACGGTCGTGATCGGACCGATGTCGTTTGTCGGCCTGATGGCGCCGCATCTCGCCCGTTTGCTCGGTTTTGCCCGCGCGCGTTCATCGATGTTCGTAACGATGCTGATCGGCGCGACGCTAATGGTCGTCGCGGACTGGCTCGGACGCGTGGTGATTTTCCCGCAGCAGATGCCGGCCGGCGTGCTCGCGGCGCTGATCGGCGCGCCGTGGCTGATGTGGCTGCTAAGGCGCTAG
- a CDS encoding cyclic peptide export ABC transporter: MSLLVYLLRSSRWILPVAFVASLISGFGNAGLIALINQALGASNDRLAELGWRFLALGVVVLLTRALSQTLFMYLGQRAKAQLRMQTIEHIGTAAYPHLERQGGSSALTVLTQDLDTIVVFFIGLPTLAMQGAVIAGCLVYLAYLSWTILLLALVTIGLAALGFRLAHTRAMKDLRASRRREDDLVRHFRALFDGAKELKLHRARKQAFIDETLAPNVEAVRVQRTRGYVLYAAAASWGNLILFAFIGVTLFVLARLTHVDAHVMSGYAMVFLYMIMPIEGLLSAIPSLGSAKVAFEHIEKVNADMPRELAPDVAPVRSFQSIELEHVTHQYFRDNESEPFTLGPLDLTFAPGEVVFLIGGNGSGKTTLAKLLVGLYTPESGRILLNGEPIDDAQRDRYRHHFSAVFSDFFLFDSLFGMTVHDIDARAQQLLDDLQLTHKVSVRDGVFSTLGLSQGQRKRVALLVAYLEDRPFYVFDEWAADQDPLFKDVFYRRLLPDLKARGKTVLVISHDDRYFALADRSIKLDDGQIVANAQHESGRAAIAHSVSPLQPKASI; the protein is encoded by the coding sequence ATGTCCCTGCTTGTTTATCTGTTACGCAGTTCGCGCTGGATCCTGCCGGTTGCGTTCGTCGCGAGCCTGATCAGCGGCTTCGGCAACGCCGGCCTGATCGCCCTGATCAATCAGGCGCTCGGCGCGTCGAATGATCGGCTGGCCGAACTCGGCTGGCGTTTTCTCGCGCTCGGCGTGGTCGTGCTGCTCACGCGCGCGCTGTCGCAAACGCTTTTCATGTACCTCGGACAACGCGCGAAAGCGCAATTGCGCATGCAAACCATTGAGCACATCGGCACGGCCGCCTACCCGCATCTCGAACGGCAAGGCGGTTCGAGCGCGCTCACGGTGCTGACGCAGGATCTCGATACGATCGTGGTGTTTTTTATCGGCCTGCCGACGCTTGCGATGCAAGGCGCGGTCATCGCCGGATGTCTCGTCTATCTCGCGTATCTGTCGTGGACGATTCTCCTGCTTGCGCTCGTGACGATCGGACTCGCGGCACTCGGCTTTCGCCTCGCGCATACGCGCGCGATGAAAGACCTGCGCGCGTCGCGGCGACGCGAGGACGATCTGGTCCGCCACTTTCGCGCGCTATTCGACGGCGCCAAGGAACTGAAGCTGCATCGCGCAAGAAAGCAGGCCTTTATCGACGAAACGCTTGCCCCGAATGTCGAAGCGGTACGCGTGCAGCGCACGCGCGGTTACGTGCTCTATGCGGCCGCCGCCAGCTGGGGCAATCTGATTCTGTTTGCGTTTATCGGCGTTACGCTCTTCGTGCTCGCGCGGCTCACGCATGTCGATGCGCATGTGATGTCCGGTTACGCGATGGTGTTTCTGTACATGATCATGCCGATCGAAGGGCTGCTTTCCGCGATTCCGTCGCTCGGCTCCGCGAAGGTTGCGTTTGAGCATATCGAGAAGGTCAACGCGGACATGCCGCGCGAACTCGCGCCGGACGTCGCGCCCGTGCGGTCGTTTCAAAGCATCGAGCTCGAACATGTCACGCATCAGTACTTTCGCGACAACGAAAGCGAGCCGTTTACGCTTGGCCCGCTCGACCTGACCTTCGCGCCCGGCGAGGTTGTATTTCTGATCGGCGGCAACGGCAGCGGCAAGACCACGCTGGCCAAGCTGCTGGTTGGCCTGTACACGCCGGAAAGCGGGCGCATTCTGCTGAACGGCGAGCCGATCGACGATGCGCAGCGCGACCGCTATCGCCACCATTTCTCGGCCGTGTTCAGCGACTTCTTCCTGTTCGATAGCCTGTTCGGCATGACCGTGCACGACATCGACGCGCGCGCGCAGCAATTGCTCGACGACTTGCAGCTCACGCACAAGGTCAGCGTGCGCGACGGCGTGTTCTCGACCTTGGGTCTATCGCAAGGTCAGCGCAAACGTGTCGCGCTGCTGGTCGCGTATCTGGAAGACCGGCCGTTTTACGTGTTCGACGAGTGGGCCGCCGACCAGGATCCGCTGTTCAAGGATGTGTTCTATCGGCGCCTGTTGCCCGATCTGAAGGCGAGAGGCAAAACCGTGCTCGTGATTTCCCACGACGATCGCTACTTCGCGCTCGCCGATCGCAGCATCAAGCTCGATGACGGGCAGATCGTCGCGAACGCGCAGCACGAGTCCGGTCGCGCGGCGATCGCGCATTCCGTATCACCCTTGCAGCCGAAGGCATCGATATGA
- a CDS encoding ATP-binding cassette domain-containing protein translates to MTDSDTQAQRSALRTPADPYRTVVAQGDGGEALYTLDGASFVIENRTVLHPLTLNLSKGCFYGLIGHNGSGKSTLIKLLARQQPPTAGSIHLLGEPIDGWSQRALARKIAYLPQQLPPAQGMTVRELVALGRYPWHGALGRFSAQDNAKVDEALELTDTTGFADRRVDSLSGGERQRVWIAMLVAQDSDCLLLDEPISALDIGHQIEVLELVHELCATRGLGVVAVLHDINMAARFCDHLIALKEGRLIMQGSPEQVMRDHVLEAIYGIPMGTIEHPRGGRRISFAY, encoded by the coding sequence ATGACCGATTCCGATACACAGGCGCAGCGCTCCGCGTTGCGTACGCCCGCAGACCCGTACCGCACGGTCGTCGCACAAGGTGACGGCGGCGAAGCGCTCTACACGCTCGACGGCGCGTCGTTCGTGATCGAGAACCGCACGGTGCTGCATCCGCTTACGCTGAATCTGTCGAAGGGCTGCTTCTACGGATTGATCGGCCACAACGGTTCGGGCAAGTCGACGCTGATCAAGCTGCTCGCGCGGCAACAGCCGCCGACGGCCGGCTCGATCCATCTGCTGGGCGAGCCGATCGACGGCTGGAGCCAGCGCGCGCTCGCGCGCAAGATCGCGTATCTGCCGCAGCAATTGCCGCCCGCGCAGGGCATGACGGTGCGAGAACTGGTCGCACTGGGCCGCTATCCATGGCATGGCGCGCTGGGGCGCTTCAGCGCGCAGGACAACGCGAAAGTGGACGAAGCGCTGGAATTGACCGATACCACGGGCTTCGCCGATCGCCGCGTCGACAGCCTGTCGGGCGGGGAGCGCCAGCGCGTGTGGATCGCGATGCTCGTCGCGCAGGACAGCGACTGCCTGCTGCTCGACGAGCCGATCTCCGCGCTCGACATCGGTCATCAGATCGAGGTGCTCGAACTGGTGCACGAACTATGCGCGACGCGCGGGCTCGGCGTGGTCGCGGTGCTGCACGATATCAATATGGCTGCGCGCTTTTGCGACCATCTGATTGCGCTGAAGGAAGGCCGGCTGATCATGCAAGGCTCGCCCGAACAGGTGATGCGGGATCACGTGCTCGAAGCGATTTACGGCATTCCGATGGGGACCATCGAACATCCGCGCGGCGGGCGGCGCATCAGTTTCGCTTACTAG
- a CDS encoding NAD(P)(+) transhydrogenase (Re/Si-specific) subunit beta, whose translation MQIGTSSGIGSMAYLAASALFILSLRGLSHPASARRGNLYGVAGMAIAIVTTLWLSNGAALPVVIALMAIGVAGGAVLARRVEMTQMPQLVAALHSFVGLAAVLVAIASYLSPAAENATAFSGAGQSIHDVEIYLGVFIGAVTFTGSIVAFLKLQGTIGGKPLILPMRHLLNIVGVLASLALGYLFLTAPEPAQGIGPLLTMTAIAALIGIHLVMAIGGADMPVVVSMLNSYSGWAAAATGFMLSNDLLIVTGALVGSSGAILSYIMCRAMNRKFVSVIFGGFGTVSTTAAAIEGEVVPVSVDEVGALLRDATEVVIVPGYGMAVAQAQTTISEITRKLRDKGVKVRFGIHPVAGRLPGHMNVLLAEAKVPYDIVLEMDEINDDFKSTDVVLVIGANDIVNPAALEDAGSPIAGMPVLEVWKANTVIVSKRSMASGYAGVDNPLFYKENTRMLFGDAKRSVEALLAQLSA comes from the coding sequence ATGCAGATCGGAACAAGCAGTGGAATCGGCAGCATGGCCTATCTGGCCGCGAGCGCGTTGTTTATCCTGAGCCTGCGCGGCCTGAGCCACCCCGCGTCCGCGCGGCGCGGCAATCTGTACGGCGTCGCCGGCATGGCGATCGCGATCGTCACCACGTTGTGGCTTTCGAACGGCGCTGCGCTGCCTGTCGTCATCGCGTTGATGGCGATCGGCGTGGCGGGCGGCGCGGTGCTCGCGCGGCGCGTCGAGATGACGCAAATGCCGCAGCTCGTCGCAGCGTTGCATAGCTTCGTCGGTCTCGCGGCGGTGCTGGTCGCGATCGCGAGCTATCTGTCGCCGGCTGCGGAGAATGCAACGGCGTTCAGCGGCGCAGGGCAATCGATCCATGACGTCGAAATCTATCTCGGCGTCTTTATCGGCGCCGTGACGTTCACCGGATCGATCGTCGCGTTCCTGAAGCTGCAAGGCACCATCGGCGGCAAGCCGCTGATTCTGCCGATGCGGCATCTGCTCAACATCGTCGGCGTGCTCGCCAGCCTCGCGCTCGGTTATCTGTTCCTGACGGCGCCGGAGCCCGCACAAGGCATCGGTCCGCTGCTGACGATGACCGCGATCGCCGCGCTGATCGGCATCCATCTGGTGATGGCAATCGGCGGCGCGGACATGCCGGTGGTCGTATCGATGCTCAACAGCTACTCGGGCTGGGCGGCGGCCGCCACCGGCTTCATGCTCAGCAACGATCTGCTGATCGTGACCGGCGCGCTGGTCGGTTCGAGCGGCGCGATTCTGAGCTACATCATGTGCCGCGCGATGAACCGCAAGTTCGTGTCGGTGATTTTCGGCGGCTTCGGCACGGTGTCGACCACGGCGGCTGCGATCGAAGGCGAAGTCGTGCCGGTCTCGGTCGACGAGGTCGGCGCGCTGCTGCGCGACGCAACCGAAGTGGTGATCGTGCCCGGCTACGGCATGGCCGTCGCGCAGGCGCAAACGACGATCAGCGAAATCACACGCAAGCTGCGCGACAAGGGCGTGAAGGTGCGCTTCGGCATTCACCCGGTTGCGGGCCGTTTGCCTGGCCACATGAACGTGCTGCTCGCCGAAGCCAAGGTGCCGTACGACATCGTGCTCGAGATGGACGAGATCAACGACGACTTCAAGAGCACCGACGTCGTGCTCGTGATCGGCGCGAATGACATCGTGAATCCCGCGGCGCTCGAAGATGCGGGCAGTCCGATTGCCGGCATGCCGGTGCTCGAAGTGTGGAAGGCGAACACGGTGATCGTGTCGAAGCGCAGCATGGCGAGCGGCTATGCGGGCGTCGACAATCCGCTCTTCTACAAGGAGAACACGCGGATGCTGTTCGGCGACGCGAAGCGCAGCGTCGAAGCGCTGCTTGCGCAGTTGAGCGCCTAA
- a CDS encoding Re/Si-specific NAD(P)(+) transhydrogenase subunit alpha codes for MPMMIGVPRERYPGERRVALTPEVIGHLSKLGFNVTVETGAGELAAFSDDSYRAAGAQIAESATALHAAADIILKVRAPLREAAGGVDEIALLREGTTLISFIWPAQNPELLEQLRARNVTVLAMDCVPRISRAQKIDALSSMANMAGYRAIIEAAHQFGRGFMGQITAAGKIAPAKVMVIGAGVAGLAAIGAARSLGAIVRAFDTRPEVRQQVESMGAEFLELDYQEDGSGSGGYAKEMSAAFIEAEMALFAAQAKEVDVIVTTALIPGKPAPKLITKDMVRSMRYGSVIVDLAAEQGGNCEFTQPGVAAQAEGVTIVGYTDLPSRMATQSSQLYGTNLRHLLTDMTPEKNGEIVVNMDDEVIVGMTVIRNGENKWPTPKRAAPPAPAASNAANAAAQAKPAGHGAGAAAVTAEQRRRATTLGIVGLIVAAVLIVALGAVAPPAFVAHFTVFVLAIFIGYQVVWNVTPALHTPLMSVTNAISGIIVIGALLQLGTPSSLVTVLAGLALLIATINIAGGFLVTQRMLNMFQRGE; via the coding sequence ATGCCGATGATGATTGGAGTACCGCGGGAGCGCTATCCGGGCGAGCGTCGTGTCGCATTGACGCCGGAGGTGATCGGGCATCTGTCTAAGCTCGGTTTTAACGTAACGGTCGAAACAGGCGCGGGTGAACTCGCCGCGTTTTCCGACGATTCGTATCGCGCAGCTGGCGCACAGATCGCCGAAAGCGCGACAGCGCTGCATGCGGCCGCCGACATCATCCTGAAGGTGCGCGCGCCGTTGCGCGAGGCCGCGGGCGGCGTCGATGAAATCGCGCTGTTGCGCGAAGGCACCACGCTGATCAGCTTCATCTGGCCCGCGCAAAATCCGGAGCTGCTCGAACAGCTGCGCGCGCGCAACGTAACCGTGCTCGCGATGGACTGCGTGCCGCGCATCTCGCGCGCGCAGAAAATCGACGCGCTGAGCTCGATGGCGAATATGGCCGGCTATCGCGCGATCATCGAAGCCGCGCATCAGTTCGGCCGCGGTTTCATGGGGCAGATCACGGCAGCCGGCAAGATTGCGCCGGCCAAGGTGATGGTGATCGGCGCCGGCGTCGCGGGGCTGGCGGCAATCGGCGCCGCGCGCAGTCTCGGCGCCATCGTGCGCGCCTTCGATACGCGGCCCGAAGTGCGGCAGCAGGTCGAGAGCATGGGCGCCGAATTCCTCGAGCTCGACTACCAGGAAGACGGCAGCGGCTCCGGCGGCTACGCCAAGGAAATGAGCGCCGCGTTTATCGAAGCGGAAATGGCGCTGTTTGCCGCGCAGGCGAAGGAAGTCGACGTGATCGTCACGACCGCGCTGATTCCGGGCAAGCCGGCGCCCAAGCTCATCACGAAGGACATGGTGCGCAGCATGCGCTACGGCAGCGTGATCGTCGATCTCGCCGCCGAGCAGGGTGGCAATTGCGAATTCACGCAGCCTGGCGTCGCGGCGCAAGCCGAAGGCGTGACGATCGTCGGCTACACCGATCTGCCTTCGCGCATGGCGACGCAATCGAGCCAGCTGTACGGCACGAACCTGCGGCATCTGCTCACCGATATGACGCCGGAAAAGAACGGCGAGATCGTCGTCAATATGGATGACGAAGTGATCGTCGGCATGACCGTGATCCGCAACGGCGAGAACAAATGGCCGACGCCGAAACGGGCGGCGCCGCCGGCACCCGCGGCATCGAATGCGGCAAACGCGGCAGCGCAAGCGAAACCGGCCGGCCACGGCGCGGGCGCCGCGGCGGTGACTGCGGAACAACGCCGCCGCGCCACGACCCTCGGCATCGTCGGCCTTATCGTTGCGGCCGTGCTGATCGTCGCGCTGGGCGCAGTCGCGCCGCCTGCGTTTGTCGCGCACTTCACGGTGTTCGTGCTGGCGATCTTCATCGGCTATCAGGTCGTGTGGAACGTGACGCCTGCGCTGCATACGCCGCTGATGAGCGTCACCAATGCGATCAGCGGGATCATCGTGATCGGCGCGCTGCTGCAGTTAGGCACGCCGAGTTCGCTCGTGACCGTGCTTGCGGGGCTCGCGCTGCTGATCGCCACGATCAATATCGCGGGCGGGTTCCTCGTGACCCAACGCATGCTGAACATGTTCCAGCGCGGCGAATAA
- a CDS encoding PAS domain S-box protein, whose translation MAPTIDFEQLVNAIGDAVIVSGPDGAITLWNPAAEHMFGFTQEEALGQSLDLIIPERLRGRHWEGYSKTMATGQTRYGHDLLKVPAVDKAGRAMSIAFTVALLHAPDGAVSGIVAIIRDESVRFAEDRALKKRVAELEAKVSA comes from the coding sequence ATGGCCCCCACCATCGATTTTGAACAGCTGGTCAATGCAATCGGCGACGCCGTCATCGTCTCCGGTCCGGACGGTGCGATTACGCTATGGAACCCGGCAGCCGAGCACATGTTCGGCTTCACGCAGGAAGAGGCGCTTGGCCAGTCGCTCGACCTGATCATTCCCGAGCGGCTGCGCGGCCGTCATTGGGAGGGCTACAGCAAGACGATGGCGACCGGGCAGACGCGCTACGGCCACGATCTGCTGAAAGTGCCGGCCGTCGACAAGGCAGGACGCGCGATGTCGATCGCGTTCACGGTCGCGCTATTGCATGCGCCTGATGGCGCAGTGAGCGGCATCGTCGCGATTATCCGCGACGAAAGCGTGCGCTTCGCCGAAGACCGCGCGCTGAAGAAGCGTGTGGCCGAGCTGGAAGCAAAAGTAAGCGCGTGA
- the frc gene encoding formyl-CoA transferase produces the protein MSNKPLEGIKIIDFTHVQAGPACTQLLAWFGADVIKVERPGSGDVTRNQLRDIPDADALYFTMLNSNKRSLTLDTKTAAGKEVLEKLIKESDVLVENFGPGALDRMGFSWERINELNPKMIVASVKGFSDGHHYQDLKVYENVAQCAGGAASTTGFWDGPPTVSAAALGDSNTGMHLAIGILTAIIGRQQTGKGQKVAVSMQDSVLNLCRVKLRDQQRLDRLGYLEEYPQYPHGTFSDVVPRGGNAGGGGQPGWVLKCKGWETDPNAYIYFTVQGHAWEPICRAIGKPEWISDPHYATAEARQPHIFDIFATIEGWLADKTKFEAVDILRKFDIPCAPVLTMKELANDESLRASGSIVEVDHAVRGKYLTVGSPIKFSDLKPEITSSPLLGEHTDEVLAELGYSHDQIASMRDARAV, from the coding sequence ATGAGCAACAAACCCCTTGAAGGCATCAAGATCATCGACTTTACCCACGTTCAGGCCGGCCCGGCGTGCACGCAATTGCTCGCATGGTTCGGCGCGGACGTGATCAAGGTCGAGCGTCCGGGCTCGGGCGACGTCACGCGTAATCAGCTGCGCGACATTCCGGATGCCGACGCGCTGTACTTCACGATGCTCAACAGCAACAAGCGCTCGTTGACGCTCGACACGAAGACGGCCGCCGGTAAGGAAGTGCTGGAAAAGCTGATCAAGGAATCGGATGTGCTGGTCGAAAACTTCGGCCCGGGCGCGCTCGACCGGATGGGTTTTTCGTGGGAGCGCATCAACGAACTGAATCCGAAGATGATCGTTGCTTCGGTGAAGGGCTTCAGCGACGGCCACCACTACCAGGACCTGAAGGTCTATGAAAACGTCGCGCAGTGCGCAGGCGGCGCGGCTTCGACGACCGGCTTCTGGGACGGCCCGCCGACGGTCAGCGCAGCCGCGCTCGGCGACAGCAACACCGGCATGCACCTCGCGATCGGCATTCTGACGGCCATCATCGGCCGCCAGCAAACGGGCAAGGGCCAGAAGGTGGCGGTGTCGATGCAGGACAGCGTGCTGAACCTGTGCCGCGTGAAGCTGCGCGACCAGCAGCGTCTCGATCGCCTCGGCTACCTCGAAGAGTATCCGCAGTACCCGCACGGCACGTTCAGCGACGTGGTGCCGCGCGGCGGCAACGCGGGCGGCGGCGGCCAGCCGGGCTGGGTGCTGAAGTGCAAGGGCTGGGAAACCGATCCGAACGCGTACATCTACTTCACGGTTCAGGGTCACGCGTGGGAGCCGATCTGCCGCGCCATCGGCAAGCCGGAATGGATCTCCGATCCGCACTACGCGACCGCTGAAGCGCGCCAGCCGCACATCTTCGATATCTTCGCAACGATCGAAGGGTGGCTCGCCGACAAGACGAAGTTCGAGGCAGTCGACATCCTGCGCAAGTTCGACATTCCGTGCGCGCCGGTGCTGACGATGAAGGAACTCGCGAACGACGAATCGCTGCGCGCGAGCGGCTCGATCGTGGAAGTGGACCACGCGGTGCGCGGCAAGTACCTGACGGTCGGCAGCCCGATCAAGTTCTCGGACCTGAAGCCCGAGATCACGTCGTCGCCGCTGCTCGGCGAGCATACCGACGAAGTGCTGGCGGAGCTCGGCTACAGCCACGACCAGATCGCGTCGATGCGCGACGCGCGCGCGGTCTGA